The proteins below come from a single Psychrobacter sp. FDAARGOS_221 genomic window:
- a CDS encoding gp436 family protein has translation MSYAAVTDLELRLGTQTVIELTNPKRRADSINTPVADAAIADATGIIDSYIGQRVSLPLDIVPALVKTLAIDLAVYYLKVKLGNTGNADNATTKLYDDAIKHLERFAKGDTSLGLAIPEDNGDDDANQTSDHADISSEPRQFTRNKMGRLT, from the coding sequence ATGAGCTATGCCGCTGTCACAGATCTAGAATTGCGCTTGGGCACGCAGACAGTTATTGAACTGACTAACCCGAAGCGCCGTGCTGACAGCATTAATACGCCAGTTGCTGATGCAGCTATTGCAGATGCCACTGGCATTATTGATAGCTATATCGGTCAGCGTGTGAGCCTGCCGCTTGATATCGTACCTGCTTTAGTTAAGACGCTGGCTATTGATTTAGCTGTGTACTATCTAAAGGTCAAGCTTGGTAATACAGGCAATGCGGATAACGCTACTACTAAGCTATACGATGATGCCATCAAGCATCTTGAGCGATTTGCCAAGGGCGACACCAGTCTTGGCTTAGCTATTCCTGAAGATAATGGTGATGATGACGCCAATCAAACCAGTGATCATGCAGACATTAGCAGTGAGCCACGGCAGTTTACTCGTAATAAGATGGGTCGTTTAACTTAG
- a CDS encoding phage minor head protein, which yields MADKLLDDEPKVIPHEAIAYIKSKKLATSYNWSEIYAQQHASKFTVAKIMEMDVLDDIHQSVIEAVAEGQSFYTFKKGILNRLGESGWGNFEQADEVTGEKITRLSNRRLRKVYSVNKTQSYHTGSWHRFETNKATHPYLRYRLGPSKEHRLEHKGFESLVLHVDDPFWQTHMPMNGWGCKCWVQSLTAEKAEKMGISKSPEVELHDWVNKSTGRIHKVPKGIDPGFEYNVGKHHEHKALEMVTDKLSQVVTQNPGLANATMTALLNDTAQKAMIAKVVHDMVTDIAENKRAYGNTLAVGTIKDEVVDKLEQLGKAPYHRIIAVRDVDILHGLRDSKQKLDKHLDIEFWQNLPIELQNPTAILLQSKEQQRQKNALDTLVFVYAQQNGKLLVKVDYAVKTKDTNGEKKQILLNLVKTGSALSKDELSTLRAFELLWGEL from the coding sequence ATGGCGGACAAACTTTTAGATGACGAACCCAAAGTTATACCTCATGAGGCCATTGCTTATATTAAGAGTAAAAAGCTGGCAACCAGCTATAACTGGTCAGAGATATACGCACAACAGCATGCCTCAAAGTTTACGGTTGCTAAGATTATGGAGATGGATGTATTAGATGACATCCATCAATCTGTAATTGAAGCCGTTGCTGAAGGACAAAGTTTTTACACATTTAAAAAAGGCATACTTAATCGACTTGGTGAGTCTGGCTGGGGTAACTTTGAGCAAGCAGATGAGGTAACTGGCGAAAAAATAACCCGATTGTCAAACCGTCGATTAAGAAAGGTCTACAGCGTTAATAAAACTCAGTCTTATCACACAGGCTCTTGGCATCGGTTTGAGACTAACAAAGCCACTCACCCTTACTTACGCTATCGCCTTGGGCCAAGCAAAGAACATAGACTTGAACACAAAGGGTTTGAGAGCTTGGTATTGCATGTTGATGACCCGTTCTGGCAAACACATATGCCTATGAATGGCTGGGGCTGTAAGTGCTGGGTGCAAAGCCTAACTGCTGAAAAAGCGGAGAAAATGGGTATCAGCAAATCACCCGAGGTTGAATTGCATGACTGGGTGAATAAATCAACTGGTCGTATTCATAAAGTGCCCAAGGGTATTGATCCAGGATTTGAATATAATGTCGGTAAGCATCACGAACATAAAGCGCTTGAGATGGTGACAGATAAGCTGTCACAGGTCGTGACGCAAAACCCAGGCTTAGCCAATGCCACCATGACAGCCTTGCTTAATGATACAGCTCAAAAAGCGATGATAGCTAAAGTGGTACATGACATGGTTACTGATATTGCTGAGAATAAGCGTGCTTATGGCAATACGCTGGCAGTTGGCACTATAAAAGATGAGGTTGTTGATAAGCTTGAGCAACTGGGTAAAGCGCCATACCATCGCATTATTGCCGTACGAGATGTGGATATATTGCATGGTTTAAGAGATAGTAAGCAGAAATTAGATAAGCATTTAGATATAGAGTTCTGGCAAAACTTACCAATCGAGCTACAAAACCCTACTGCAATTTTATTACAGAGTAAAGAGCAACAACGGCAAAAGAATGCACTTGATACATTAGTGTTTGTTTACGCTCAACAAAATGGAAAGCTACTCGTTAAAGTTGATTATGCTGTCAAAACAAAAGATACCAATGGCGAGAAAAAACAAATTTTATTGAATTTGGTAAAAACAGGGTCGGCGTTATCTAAGGATGAGCTATCTACTTTAAGGGCGTTTGAACTACTGTGGGGGGAGTTATAA
- a CDS encoding phage protease: MKTPLYTTLNNTNQSQSDVITALCRSLPSDSNTDSGLWLPLIPIGKFSGRDGRSWNNSDPEAVIKNTTLPFILDIDHASETTPNTEASGWITQLKIENNHILGLLELNGLGKQVIADKRYKFYSPAFNVTKDGVVHALASVGLTNKPNLNVPALNNATTNPTQKDTPMDPELLKALGLPEDADQAAVLDAIKALKAAKSEKEPQTPDLNSFVPQATHTQVVTELNTAKQQLADMKAAKHQEAVETAINTAIVDKKIAPADKEFYTKCCSTEQGLADFNKFVSTKAAIIGDSNLPNTSPKDDKSTELNSAQQAVLAQMGVVLD, from the coding sequence ATGAAAACACCTCTATATACCACGCTTAACAATACCAATCAAAGTCAAAGTGACGTTATCACTGCACTTTGCCGTAGCTTGCCGTCTGACTCTAATACAGACAGCGGGCTATGGTTGCCGCTTATTCCCATTGGTAAGTTTAGTGGACGTGATGGACGTAGCTGGAACAACAGCGACCCTGAAGCGGTCATTAAAAACACCACCCTGCCGTTTATCTTAGATATCGACCATGCCAGTGAAACCACACCAAACACTGAAGCTAGCGGCTGGATAACTCAGCTTAAGATTGAGAACAACCATATCTTGGGATTGCTTGAGCTCAATGGTCTTGGCAAACAAGTCATAGCCGATAAGCGTTATAAATTCTACAGCCCCGCCTTTAACGTCACCAAAGATGGCGTGGTACATGCACTAGCTAGTGTCGGCTTGACCAACAAGCCGAACTTAAATGTACCCGCCCTAAATAATGCAACCACCAACCCAACGCAAAAGGACACTCCTATGGATCCAGAATTATTAAAAGCCCTTGGCTTACCTGAGGATGCTGATCAAGCAGCAGTGCTTGACGCTATCAAAGCATTAAAAGCTGCTAAGTCAGAAAAAGAGCCACAAACGCCTGATTTAAATAGCTTTGTGCCGCAAGCAACCCACACTCAAGTGGTCACTGAGCTTAATACTGCTAAACAACAGCTTGCAGACATGAAAGCTGCAAAGCATCAAGAAGCAGTAGAGACGGCCATTAACACGGCTATTGTAGATAAAAAGATTGCCCCTGCTGATAAAGAGTTTTACACAAAATGTTGCTCAACTGAGCAAGGCTTGGCTGACTTTAATAAGTTTGTATCAACCAAAGCAGCAATTATTGGCGACAGTAACTTACCAAATACATCACCCAAAGATGACAAAAGCACAGAGCTAAACAGTGCGCAACAAGCAGTCCTGGCTCAAATGGGTGTTGTCTTAGATTAA
- a CDS encoding Mu-like prophage major head subunit gpT family protein, with protein MALVNAATLSALNTAIKQTFQKGLDSVEPEYTQIATVVPSSTASNTYGWLGEMPDMREWIGERVLNDIKTHGYTIVNKLYESTIAVKRTDIEDDNLGTLTPLAEAHGRRAMQHPDKLVFGALKDGRNQLCYDGQNFFDTDHPVYEKHDGTGSATTVSNLDYDSDSGEPAWYLLDTSNIIKPIIFQKRKDVELTSMTKLDDESVFMQDIFRWGARARHNVGYGFWQMAYMSNKPLTSDNLNAAIAHMQSQKADGGRELDIKPTLLVVPPSLRAKALELVKAERLANGQTNINKDVVDVLVTQRV; from the coding sequence ATGGCTTTAGTTAATGCTGCAACGCTATCAGCACTCAATACGGCGATTAAACAGACATTCCAAAAAGGTTTGGACAGTGTTGAACCTGAATACACCCAGATTGCGACCGTCGTACCCTCTAGCACTGCCAGCAACACTTACGGATGGCTGGGTGAAATGCCGGACATGCGGGAATGGATCGGTGAACGTGTGCTAAATGATATTAAAACGCACGGTTACACCATTGTTAATAAGCTGTATGAATCAACGATTGCGGTGAAACGTACTGATATCGAAGATGACAATCTTGGCACATTAACCCCGCTTGCAGAAGCACATGGCCGCCGTGCAATGCAACATCCAGATAAGCTGGTATTTGGTGCATTAAAAGACGGTCGCAACCAGCTGTGCTATGACGGTCAAAACTTCTTTGATACTGACCACCCTGTTTATGAAAAGCATGACGGCACGGGCTCTGCCACAACTGTATCAAACCTTGACTACGATTCTGACTCTGGTGAACCAGCGTGGTATTTGCTAGATACCAGCAACATCATCAAGCCAATCATCTTTCAGAAGCGTAAAGACGTTGAGTTGACAAGCATGACCAAGCTGGATGATGAGTCAGTATTTATGCAAGACATCTTCCGTTGGGGCGCTCGAGCACGTCATAACGTCGGCTATGGCTTTTGGCAAATGGCGTATATGTCAAATAAACCATTAACTAGCGACAATCTAAACGCTGCCATTGCACATATGCAGTCACAAAAGGCTGACGGTGGCCGTGAGCTTGATATTAAGCCTACTTTGCTAGTTGTCCCACCATCACTACGAGCCAAAGCGCTTGAGCTCGTAAAAGCGGAACGCTTGGCGAATGGTCAGACCAACATCAACAAAGATGTGGTTGATGTGTTAGTCACTCAGCGAGTGTAA
- a CDS encoding phage virion morphogenesis protein — MSTAITWQGLADCRALFARLREQTDDLTPILDTIGHELTESTKERIADEKKTPEGTAWKPLTEKYARYKSRKSSGGLLVYTGMLLQSITYNVPTQRKVVVGATEEYAKYVQAERPFLGISNDDSNAIIKHIKRALRDAN, encoded by the coding sequence GTGAGTACAGCGATAACATGGCAAGGCTTGGCTGATTGTAGAGCGCTTTTTGCAAGATTGCGTGAGCAGACTGACGACTTGACCCCAATACTCGACACCATTGGTCATGAGCTCACTGAAAGTACAAAAGAGCGTATCGCTGATGAAAAGAAAACGCCTGAAGGCACAGCGTGGAAACCTCTCACTGAAAAGTACGCCAGATATAAAAGCCGAAAATCAAGCGGTGGCTTACTTGTATATACAGGCATGTTATTGCAATCAATTACATACAACGTGCCTACTCAACGCAAAGTAGTGGTTGGTGCAACTGAAGAATATGCTAAATATGTCCAAGCAGAACGTCCATTTTTGGGGATTAGTAATGATGACAGCAACGCCATTATCAAGCACATTAAGCGAGCATTAAGAGATGCAAATTAG
- a CDS encoding DUF935 domain-containing protein, whose translation MKEIEPTSKKGKRILEQEIATASMTGVRRAWNDDSIAKGLNPVKLANVLAAANQGDIYDYLTLAEEMEEREPHYGSVIRTRKLAIEGLDRHVEPGSDDELGQKIADDINNLVQSAEFDDLISALVDGLGKGFAACEVMWQSFKPTEYKWCDPRYFTYAADDAYTLRLRNEDGTAGQHLPAYKFVVHQPKLKAGVPIRGGLARMAALSYMCKTYALTDWMAFCEVFGMPIRVGKYGNGASDQDKTILKRAVANIGTDAAAIIPESMQLEFIQAASSTGGESLFENLANWLDKQISKAVLGQTMTADDGSSNAQSQVHNEVRLDLLKADAKQLAATINQQLIKPYIDFNYGVQEVYPKFVLHVPEPEDIAGLVDGLSKLIPLGLKVPQNFVRDKLGIPDPQEDEELLVAPTAQGIMPNQMPPLNSTTQLNTANPALDIEDDDDLDGFINVTEQSIKALVTQLQSANSFDEMLTLLNDAQLNTSDIADALALAGIKAFADGVK comes from the coding sequence GTGAAAGAAATTGAGCCAACCAGCAAAAAAGGCAAAAGAATATTAGAGCAAGAGATTGCGACAGCATCCATGACTGGTGTGCGCCGTGCTTGGAATGATGACAGCATAGCCAAGGGGTTAAATCCTGTTAAGCTTGCCAATGTACTAGCGGCTGCTAACCAAGGTGATATATACGACTACCTAACGCTTGCCGAAGAAATGGAAGAGCGTGAGCCACACTATGGCAGTGTGATTCGCACTCGTAAGCTGGCAATTGAGGGATTAGATAGACACGTTGAGCCTGGCAGTGATGACGAATTAGGACAAAAGATTGCTGATGATATCAATAACTTGGTGCAGTCAGCTGAATTTGATGACCTAATCAGTGCGTTAGTTGATGGGCTTGGCAAAGGCTTTGCTGCGTGTGAAGTAATGTGGCAGAGCTTTAAGCCAACAGAATATAAATGGTGCGACCCTCGTTATTTTACTTATGCAGCTGACGATGCATATACACTCAGGCTACGCAATGAGGACGGCACGGCAGGTCAGCATCTGCCTGCTTATAAGTTTGTGGTGCATCAACCCAAGCTAAAAGCGGGTGTGCCCATCCGTGGTGGCCTTGCACGCATGGCAGCACTTAGCTATATGTGTAAAACCTATGCCCTAACAGACTGGATGGCGTTCTGCGAGGTCTTTGGTATGCCCATCCGTGTGGGCAAATACGGCAATGGCGCATCGGATCAAGACAAAACCATCTTAAAGCGTGCTGTGGCAAATATTGGTACAGATGCGGCGGCCATTATACCTGAGAGTATGCAGCTGGAGTTTATCCAAGCCGCAAGCTCAACGGGTGGCGAAAGTCTGTTTGAGAATCTAGCAAACTGGCTGGACAAGCAAATCAGCAAAGCCGTGCTTGGGCAGACGATGACGGCTGATGATGGCAGCAGCAATGCTCAGTCACAAGTACACAACGAAGTGCGCTTGGACTTGCTCAAAGCTGATGCTAAGCAATTGGCGGCTACGATTAATCAGCAACTGATTAAGCCGTACATTGACTTTAACTATGGCGTACAAGAGGTCTACCCGAAATTTGTCCTGCACGTACCAGAACCTGAGGACATTGCAGGGCTGGTTGATGGTCTATCAAAGCTGATACCACTGGGGCTTAAAGTGCCACAGAACTTTGTTCGTGACAAACTTGGCATCCCTGATCCACAAGAGGATGAGGAGTTGCTGGTAGCACCAACGGCTCAAGGCATCATGCCTAATCAGATGCCCCCTCTAAACAGTACAACACAGTTAAACACGGCTAATCCTGCTTTGGATATTGAAGATGACGATGATTTAGACGGCTTTATCAATGTGACCGAGCAATCTATTAAAGCGTTGGTCACACAGCTACAAAGCGCAAATAGCTTTGATGAGATGCTAACTCTTCTTAATGACGCTCAATTAAACACCAGTGATATTGCGGATGCGTTGGCATTGGCTGGCATTAAGGCTTTTGCTGATGGGGTTAAATAA
- a CDS encoding phage tail tape measure C-terminal domain-containing protein produces MAEELKFGLVISADGTAAIRTLDDLEDGLNDVDNTSRQADRSTSNTFDRIRQRAKGLGSALASAATKVTMFGGAFAGVVGIVTSSQLSLATEIKQFAQVANVNVEKFQELSAGAKLYGIEQDKLADILKDTNDKVGDFMQTGGGAMADFFEKIAPKVGVTKEMFKGLSGSDALQLYYTSLEKANVSQADMVFYLEAIASDATLLQPLLKNNGAEFDRLGKSAKDAGMIMSEVDIENASKIKGSINQMTQMFDGFKVAAFKAMMPTLLSIAEAFESNKEQIINWIGGFASNLSLVVSKAVISWQTLKDGIQGVAEFATSMTEIFRTPENAERLQSVIQAVSDGFNRLKDYASQTGDVINQVTDFFAAHQEVIIPLASGIGAAAGAFLLFNGAVAAWAAIGTAATAVTTAFGIAVGVATSPVTLILGAIAGLVAVGVLLYRNWDTIKAKATEVFNSLPGPVQEAFRNIKSVFTGIKDWAGKAFDFLAPYVKATMDVVSALFTAHWATIKGIFSTSFDVIKGVVSTGFNVIKAVFSAGINIIATVFNTGFNTVKTVVKTAFNAIKALAKGDIEGFKTTIKSGLDKLKGIAKTAISQFVDAFGTLGSKLLQIGRDAVQGLINGVKEKISGAIDVARNLASSVSDTVKNFFVIRSPSRLFKKFGEWLSIGLGLGIKGKQSEAVQAALNLAQNIYNAMSGIKKDIALFGKNSELASFDYDRANGMYKGIKDSVLNSYRNLIKAKEDLIKLDAEINKVNEFTIRQQTSLEQYAFETSLIGKQADEVERLRFSHNLLNQAKQDGKDLSEQAQQQLLATTQQIIAQREELVALRTKKQEAEKMADFTARQQSALEKYAFETSLIGKQADEVERLRFERNLLNQAEQAGITLSEQATQKIIAQREELIELRKQQQALQDNNWVDGLQSGFQSLSDGAKSLNETMQQATTGAFNKMSDSFSNFVATGKGSFKDLTASILQDISKMLIKFAMLRVAKMAVGMFEDGGAFAGSGLLELAKGGAFNNQGIQYYANGDIFNKPTAFRHAGGLGVMGEAGPEAVMPLTRGPNGKLGVQVFNSKQNNQSAGVVNQVKIDIHINSDGASADVQTTTQDSKQLAESLKAVVLQTLQNEIRPGGMLAPV; encoded by the coding sequence ATGGCTGAAGAGCTAAAGTTTGGGCTGGTCATATCTGCTGATGGTACAGCAGCAATACGGACACTTGATGACCTGGAAGATGGACTGAATGATGTTGATAATACGTCAAGACAAGCTGACAGAAGCACTAGTAATACATTTGACAGAATACGTCAACGTGCTAAGGGGCTTGGCAGTGCTTTGGCAAGTGCTGCCACAAAAGTCACCATGTTTGGTGGGGCTTTTGCAGGCGTTGTGGGTATTGTTACGAGCAGTCAATTATCTTTGGCTACAGAAATTAAGCAATTTGCACAAGTTGCTAATGTAAATGTTGAAAAGTTCCAAGAACTATCAGCAGGTGCAAAGTTGTATGGTATTGAGCAAGATAAATTGGCTGACATCTTAAAAGACACCAATGACAAAGTTGGTGACTTTATGCAAACAGGTGGCGGCGCAATGGCTGATTTTTTCGAAAAAATTGCGCCAAAGGTTGGTGTCACTAAAGAGATGTTTAAGGGATTATCTGGTAGTGATGCTTTGCAGTTGTACTATACTAGCTTAGAGAAGGCTAATGTCAGTCAAGCCGATATGGTATTTTATCTTGAGGCTATAGCCTCAGATGCCACGCTTTTACAACCACTATTAAAAAATAATGGAGCTGAGTTTGACCGTTTAGGCAAGAGTGCCAAGGATGCAGGCATGATCATGTCTGAGGTTGATATTGAAAATGCGTCAAAAATAAAAGGTTCAATTAACCAGATGACGCAAATGTTTGATGGTTTTAAAGTAGCTGCGTTTAAAGCCATGATGCCAACTCTACTTTCAATTGCTGAAGCTTTTGAAAGCAATAAAGAACAAATTATAAACTGGATTGGTGGTTTTGCTAGCAACTTATCTTTAGTGGTCAGTAAGGCTGTAATATCGTGGCAGACGCTCAAAGATGGAATCCAAGGTGTAGCCGAGTTCGCTACTAGTATGACTGAGATATTCAGAACTCCTGAAAATGCTGAAAGACTTCAATCCGTGATACAGGCAGTGAGCGATGGCTTTAATCGCTTAAAGGACTACGCATCACAGACAGGTGATGTCATCAATCAAGTAACCGACTTCTTTGCTGCTCATCAAGAGGTTATTATCCCACTGGCTAGCGGTATCGGTGCGGCTGCTGGTGCGTTTTTACTGTTTAATGGTGCAGTGGCCGCTTGGGCAGCAATCGGCACAGCGGCAACCGCTGTCACCACTGCATTTGGTATCGCTGTTGGTGTTGCGACAAGTCCTGTCACGCTGATATTGGGCGCAATCGCTGGATTAGTTGCTGTTGGAGTGTTGCTCTATCGAAACTGGGATACGATCAAAGCCAAGGCAACTGAGGTATTTAACTCATTGCCTGGGCCAGTCCAAGAAGCCTTTAGAAATATCAAGTCTGTATTTACAGGTATTAAAGACTGGGCAGGCAAAGCTTTTGATTTTCTTGCACCGTACGTCAAAGCGACGATGGATGTTGTATCAGCGTTGTTTACAGCACATTGGGCTACTATCAAAGGTATTTTTAGCACCTCATTTGATGTCATAAAAGGTGTTGTTAGTACAGGTTTTAATGTCATAAAAGCGGTATTTAGTGCGGGTATAAATATCATTGCTACCGTTTTTAATACAGGGTTTAATACGGTTAAAACGGTTGTTAAAACTGCTTTTAATGCGATTAAAGCGCTGGCAAAAGGCGATATTGAGGGCTTTAAAACAACGATTAAATCAGGGCTGGATAAGCTAAAAGGCATTGCTAAAACAGCAATCAGTCAGTTTGTTGATGCATTTGGCACTTTGGGATCTAAGCTGTTGCAGATTGGACGGGATGCTGTACAAGGTCTCATTAATGGTGTTAAGGAAAAAATCAGCGGTGCGATTGATGTTGCTCGCAATTTAGCAAGTAGTGTCAGCGATACTGTCAAAAACTTCTTTGTCATCCGATCGCCATCAAGACTATTTAAAAAGTTTGGTGAATGGCTGTCAATAGGCTTGGGCTTGGGTATTAAAGGCAAGCAAAGCGAGGCTGTACAAGCGGCGCTAAATCTGGCTCAAAATATCTATAATGCGATGAGTGGCATTAAAAAAGACATCGCTTTATTCGGCAAAAATAGTGAGTTAGCCAGCTTTGATTATGACCGTGCAAACGGTATGTATAAGGGTATCAAAGACAGCGTATTAAACAGCTATCGCAATTTAATCAAAGCAAAAGAAGATTTAATCAAACTGGATGCCGAAATAAACAAAGTAAATGAGTTTACGATTCGACAGCAAACGTCTTTAGAGCAGTATGCGTTTGAAACATCGCTGATCGGCAAGCAAGCCGATGAAGTTGAGCGCTTGCGGTTTAGTCACAACCTACTTAATCAAGCCAAACAAGATGGCAAAGATTTATCTGAGCAAGCCCAACAGCAGTTGTTGGCAACCACACAACAAATCATTGCTCAGCGTGAAGAATTGGTTGCTTTACGCACTAAGAAACAAGAAGCTGAAAAGATGGCAGACTTTACTGCTCGACAGCAATCAGCTTTAGAAAAATACGCTTTTGAAACCTCACTGATTGGCAAGCAAGCCGATGAGGTTGAACGCTTGCGCTTTGAACGTAACTTGTTAAACCAAGCGGAGCAAGCAGGTATTACTTTATCAGAACAGGCAACCCAAAAAATCATAGCACAGCGTGAAGAACTGATTGAGCTACGCAAGCAACAGCAAGCGCTACAAGATAATAACTGGGTCGATGGATTGCAGTCAGGCTTTCAAAGCTTATCTGATGGCGCTAAGAGCTTGAATGAAACTATGCAACAGGCCACGACTGGCGCCTTTAACAAAATGAGTGACAGCTTTAGTAACTTTGTGGCGACGGGCAAAGGCAGTTTTAAAGACTTAACCGCATCTATCTTACAAGATATTAGTAAGATGCTGATTAAGTTTGCTATGTTACGTGTCGCTAAAATGGCTGTGGGTATGTTTGAAGACGGTGGTGCTTTTGCTGGCAGCGGTCTGCTTGAGCTTGCTAAAGGCGGTGCGTTTAATAATCAAGGCATCCAGTACTATGCCAATGGCGACATCTTTAATAAGCCAACAGCTTTCCGGCATGCTGGTGGTCTTGGTGTCATGGGTGAAGCAGGCCCTGAAGCGGTTATGCCATTAACTCGTGGACCTAATGGCAAGCTAGGTGTACAAGTCTTTAACAGCAAACAGAATAATCAATCTGCTGGTGTTGTTAATCAAGTGAAGATTGATATACATATCAATAGTGACGGTGCTAGTGCAGACGTACAGACAACTACCCAAGACAGCAAACAACTTGCTGAGTCTTTAAAGGCAGTTGTGTTGCAAACGTTGCAGAACGAGATAAGACCAGGGGGAATGTTAGCCCCTGTCTAA
- a CDS encoding terminase large subunit domain-containing protein: protein MTNAVNERPLNQLSNECQNFLDSFSAFNKNDVLLGYQKRWIADDSQIKVGEKSRRIGLTWAEAADNALDASMSRTAGGCDTFYIGSNKEMAREYIDAVAMWAKAYGYAASETQEDVFNDEDKDIQVFVIYFASGFKVKALSSSPKNLRGMQGNVVIDEAAFHDRFAEVLKAAMALTMWGSKVRIISTHNGDDSPFNEYIKDCRSGKKRGSVHTITIEDACRDGLYQRICQVLGKCQVTGGEYTIEGERQWIQNLLNDTESEEDAQEEYMCVPKHGSGNWLTRAMIEKNMDKGTPVISLIKTDDFSLVDEHIRRSEIQDWCEEHLKPLLDGLNPNLKHYVGEDFARSSNLTSLSVGAEQHNLDLEVQFIVELGKMPYKQQEQIIVDYILKRLPNFAGGAFDARGNGGYLAEAAADEFGRWDEKKQTGLIDEVIFSDPWYRNNTPPLKSALEDGTFKKIPKTDRVLADLRAFRVVRGIPKIPTATASEDRQGIKRHADTAISLLLLRHAQFTIEAKVREYGYESVKNDTIDQDDDNTEFYGFKRGVL from the coding sequence ATGACTAATGCCGTTAATGAGCGCCCACTTAATCAGCTGTCTAATGAGTGTCAAAACTTTTTAGATAGCTTTAGTGCGTTTAATAAAAATGATGTTTTGTTGGGCTATCAAAAACGCTGGATAGCCGATGATAGCCAAATCAAGGTTGGCGAAAAATCACGCCGTATTGGCTTGACCTGGGCGGAAGCTGCGGACAATGCGCTTGATGCCAGTATGAGCCGTACAGCGGGCGGTTGTGACACGTTCTATATTGGCTCAAATAAAGAGATGGCGCGCGAATATATTGACGCCGTCGCTATGTGGGCCAAGGCTTACGGTTATGCTGCAAGTGAAACACAGGAAGATGTGTTTAACGATGAAGACAAAGACATTCAGGTCTTTGTTATTTACTTTGCGTCAGGCTTTAAAGTTAAAGCCTTATCATCCAGTCCAAAAAACCTGCGTGGTATGCAAGGTAACGTGGTCATTGATGAGGCGGCATTCCACGACCGCTTTGCTGAAGTATTAAAGGCTGCAATGGCCTTAACTATGTGGGGCAGTAAAGTCCGCATTATCTCTACGCACAATGGCGATGACAGTCCTTTTAATGAGTACATTAAAGATTGCCGATCTGGTAAAAAGCGTGGCTCTGTACACACTATCACCATTGAAGATGCTTGCCGTGATGGCTTGTATCAGCGTATTTGTCAGGTGCTGGGTAAATGCCAAGTCACTGGCGGTGAATACACGATTGAGGGCGAGCGTCAGTGGATACAAAACTTGCTGAACGATACCGAAAGTGAAGAAGACGCTCAAGAAGAATATATGTGTGTGCCCAAGCATGGCTCTGGTAACTGGCTGACCCGTGCCATGATTGAAAAGAATATGGATAAAGGCACGCCTGTTATTAGTCTTATTAAAACAGATGACTTTAGCTTGGTTGATGAGCATATCAGACGTAGCGAAATACAAGACTGGTGTGAAGAACATTTAAAGCCCCTTTTAGACGGCTTAAATCCTAATTTAAAGCACTATGTCGGTGAAGACTTTGCCCGTAGTAGTAACCTGACTTCACTGAGCGTGGGAGCTGAACAACATAACTTGGACTTGGAAGTACAGTTTATTGTTGAGCTTGGCAAGATGCCCTACAAGCAACAAGAACAAATCATCGTTGATTATATTTTAAAGCGACTGCCTAACTTTGCGGGCGGTGCATTTGATGCCCGAGGCAACGGCGGGTATTTGGCTGAAGCAGCAGCAGATGAGTTTGGACGCTGGGATGAAAAAAAGCAAACTGGTCTGATTGATGAGGTCATCTTTAGTGACCCGTGGTATAGAAACAATACCCCGCCTTTAAAATCTGCATTAGAAGATGGTACGTTTAAGAAGATACCTAAAACAGATCGAGTGCTGGCGGATTTACGGGCATTTAGAGTGGTTAGAGGTATACCAAAGATACCCACTGCGACGGCTAGTGAAGACAGACAAGGCATCAAACGCCATGCTGATACTGCCATATCGTTATTACTGCTACGTCATGCACAGTTTACTATTGAAGCCAAGGTGCGTGAATACGGCTATGAGAGCGTTAAAAACGACACTATTGATCAAGATGATGACAACACCGAATTTTATGGATTTAAGCGAGGCGTGCTGTGA